In the Moraxella osloensis genome, CGCGCAGACTGACCCCATAATGACTGACATTTTTGAGAGAATAGCTTTGAAAATCCACCAAGCTACGGCGATGATATTGTGACCGCATGACCTCAACAAACTTATCAGCCGCCGCCGCTGTTGACCCAGCTGACAACATAGGTAAAAACGCATTGATAACATCTTCATGCGTTTCTGGGTTATTGATATTGACCATCAACATTTGCCAATCTTGAAACAGCCGTTGTTCGATCACCCCTTTAGACTTGAGCGTGACATCGCGGTTGCGCCCATCACGCTGAATGTTACCAAATAATTGCTCAATCGCTGATTTTTCGCCTTCAATGTACTGAAAAAAATAGCCATTACCAAAGCACAAAAAACCGGTAATTTGATGGACAAGGTTCTCACGCTGTGCCACCGTCATGATATCAGACAGCGTTCTAGGGGTTACGCCAGCTTTCAACGTCATGCGGCTCACATAAGTTACATAATGAATTTGCCCCAAGCAGCACCTCAGTCTTTATCGTTGTACAATTTTTGTTTAGCGCAATTTTAACAATTTCTTACATAATAATCCATCCATTAAATCAAGAATATTAACTTACCTAGTCACAAATAGCGGTTGAGTGGTTATTTTTGGACGCTCGTATTGCATTTACAATCATCAGCAACACCCCTACCCAAATCAAAGCAAAACTGGCAATCATGGTGTCATTGACAGCTTCATGCAGCACAAAAATAGACAATAAAAACATCAGCGCAGGTTCAAGATAACTGAGCATACCAAAGGTGTTCATCGGCAACACCTGACTGGCTTTGAGATTGGTCTGCATGGCAAGCGCACTAATCACACCCAGCCCAATCACTAACAGCCCCATTGTCATTGACCCTGTGACTATCGATACACTCGTGTTTTGCCATAATAAAAAACCTAGGGCAATCGGGGCAATCACTGACAAATCCACAAACAGCCCCATCAGCGCCGGTACCCCTTGCCAGCGGCGCAGTCCATAATAAATCGGATACGTCAAACACACCCATGCAGTCGCCCACGATACGCTCCCCGCGAGCCAAAATTGCAATCCCACCCCTGCTGCCGCAACGATAATCGCCGCCCACTGCAATCGATTTAAGGTTTCTTTAAACACCACACAACCAATCAGTACCATCATCAAGGGAAACAAAAAATACCCCATTGCGGTATTGACCGCCTGTCCATTGATAGGCGCCCACATAAACAGCCACAGCTGACTTGCCAAAATCGGTGTCGGCAACAGCAATAAAACCCATTGTTGTTTGTTTAATCCCATCAAAAATGCTTTGAGTTGACCAAAACTTTGCGTCACAGCCAATAACCCCACCAACCCAAACCACATCGCCACCATGCGCCACAAAAAAACTTGCGTGCCTGACAACGGTGCAAGCCAGTGACTGTACAGATACAGCACGCCAAACAACACATTAGAAATCAATGCCAGCACCACCCCAAAACGTAACTTTTTGCCAGCGGTGGCAGGCTGTGGCGTTGTTGCCTTGGGGGGGACAACAATAGGCGATGGTGATAAAACGCTGGAGACTGACATAATTGACCTTGTTATATTTTTGCTTTTGCGGTTAAATTGCAAGCAGTATAACAATTATTTTTGGTAAATTATTTCAAAATACCTTTATTTATGATAATTTAATATTAATATAAGATAAATTTGCTATATTTTTCTCAATTTTTATCATTATGCATTTTTAGAAGGACATGGCTATGATTCATGAAATCGATGATATCGATAAACGTATTTTAAACTTATTGCAAGAAGATGCGACGCTACCGCTTAAGAACATCGCCGAAAAAGTGCATGCATCAGTAGCGACCTGTCAGCGTCGTATCCAAATGATGACAGAGACCGGGGTGATTACTCGGCAAGTGGTGATTGTCAACCCCACCGAATTGGGCTTTGATTTAAGCGCGTTTGTGCTGATTGAAATGGAAAAACAAAATACCGCGCTGCAGCATGGCTTTGAGCGTTTGATGAACCGATTGCCTAACGTGATGAGTTGCTATGAAATCTCAGGGGATTATGACTTTTTGCTATTGGTACATGCCAAAAATATGGCGGAATATCACCGTTTTACCCGTGATAATTTAACTTATGAAAACAATGTCCGACGCTTTAAGAGTCAATTTGTGATGAATTTTTCTAAGGTAGGCACTAAAATCCAGTTAGATTAGTTAGATTAATGCGCCATCAGACAATGGGCTCAAACAATGGGCTCAAACAATGGGCTTAGTTCGATACCAAAATGACGTCGGTAACGAAATGCCAAACACCAACGCAGCGGTCACAAATATCGCATTGAAGCTAAAATCCATCATTTGGGCAAATACTTGTGGATTGTAGCCATAGTAGCCTAGCTGTACAAAGCTAATCATGGCTTTGTACGCGGTAATCCCCGGCATCATACACAGCATGGCAGGCACCAAAATCATCTTTGGGGTGAGTAAATATTTTTTTGCCAAATAAATTGCTACAAAGGATGAAATACCCGCTGCTACAAACGTCGCTAGTATCAAATTGACTGACAGTTGTTTTAAGAGTTCTCTAAGTCCGTAACCCAGCACAGTCAACAATAAGCATTGCCAAATATAGCGGCGCGGCACATTGACAAGCAGTGTCCAGCCAAGCGTCATCAAGCAAGCAAAAGTTGCTGCGCGTATCAAGGCAATCGCATCAATCGCCATTTTTCACCCGACCCAATATTGGCAATAGAATTTTATCAAACGCTTTCATCAACCCACGCCCCAATGACTGATATTTAGTAATAGCAATGACAACACGATGCCGATACAGCTCGATAACGTCAAGATAATCACAAACATAAAGCGCCCGATACCGATGTTCATATAACCTTTGAACATATCCGACAACGAATTTATCAAAGGAAAACTGGGAACCAACCAAAGCACACTTGATGCCATAGCAATATGCGGGTCGTTACCAATCCCCAATAACAGCGCGGTGCTGGCGAAGATGGAGCCAAAACACGCCGCTATGAGCGCGGATATAAAGGGGTTAAAGTTGCGGTTACTCAGCCATAGCCGCAGCGAATACCCCATCATACTAGCAATAAAAGTCACCAAACACACCAGTATATCGCCCCCTGCCAAATACGCAAAGCAGGCACACGCCACACCGACCATCGGCGCGACCATCTTGGCAGGATAAGTGCCCCGATCAATCTCATCAAATCGATAGGTCGCGTGCTCTAGGGTACTCGTCACCGGCATACTTTCCAAATCCAGTACAATTCGCTGAATTTGCACAATGATATTGACATTGATGGCATGGGTAGTTGACGCGCGCAGGGTGGTAATACAGCGGTTATTATAAATTGTGGTGATGGTCAAGCCATTATAGGCAATCCCACACTCCACGCTAGCCAACCCCAACGCTAACCCCAATCGGCGGCACAAATCTGTTACCGTTGCCGACTCTGCCCCATATTGCATGAGTAGCAGCCCACAGCGCACACACAGACGGGTGATTTGCTGCTGGTGTTCATACGCCATATACGGCAACCGCCGTCTAGGCTTCGGCTCTGTCGGGGGCGAAAGCTTGGCAGGCTCAGGTGTCAGCGGATCAAGCGCTTCTAGGGCATCAGCAAAGGTATCGGTCATAGCATCATTTTAACAACCTTGATATCTCATTCTAGCATTAAACCAGCATAAAATCAGGGCGAATCAGTATTGCTTTATTGATTAAAAGGTTGATTAAAAAGTTGATGAAAAAGCCGAGTGAAAATGAGCAAAAAGTTGAAAACCACCCGTTATTTAAAAAAATTCTACCCACTTAAAAAGCTGCGATTGGTTTATTTTGGTTTAAATAGTAGGGCGATATTCAATACCTTCCATCTTAATCAAAGTCTAGCGATTTGACAGTCATTTTTTCCGTTAATTTTTACAAAATATGGAATCGTCTTACCCTTTAATTAAACCCGACTAATTTAATCAGGTTTTTTTGTTATTTCGCCCTATAAACCCCCATCGCAAAATTGATTCATGATAAAATGAGCCATATTCATTTTATTTAACATCCAAGCCTATGTCTGCCGAAACTATTGCCAACAAAGCCTTTAAACAAGGCACCAAAGCCTTATTTGACTATGACAAACACTGGGCAAGCTGCTTTGAGCCTGCGCCATTTTTGCCGATGAGCCGAGCCGAAATGGATGCCCTTGGTTGGGATGCCTGTGATGTCATTATCGTCTCAGGCGATGCCTACGTCGATCACCCAAGCTTTGGTATGGCAATCATCGGCAGATTGCTGGAGTCGCAAGGCTTTCGCGTCGGTATCATCGCCCAGCCAGATTGGACGAGCAAAGACGCTTTTATGACACTTGGCAAACCGACCATCGCCTGGGGCGTCACCGCAGGCAATATGGATAGTATGATTAACCGCTACACCGCCGATAGACGCATTCGCAGTGACGATGCCTATTCGCCAGACAATGCCCCCGACAAACGCCCCGACCGTGCGGCTGTGGTATATAGCCAGCGCTGCCGTGAAGCCTATCCCGATGTGCCCATTATTTTGGGCGGGATTGAAGGCTCGCTGCGCCGTATCGCCCATTATGATTATTGGTCAGACAAAGTGCGCCGTAGCATTTTGATGGATAGCCGCGCTGATATTTTGCTGTATGGCAATGCCGAACGCGCGATTGTCGATGTTGTACATGCACTTGCCAAAGGTTACCGTTTTGAAGACCTTGCCAAAGTGCGTGGCACCGCGTATCTGTCGACACAAACCAAAAAACACTGGCAAGCCGATATGATAGAAATCGCCAGTAACGACGTCGACACCGTTGGGCGCGTTGACCCGATTATCAATCCATATGTGATGATGGAAGATGTGGGCGACTGTCACATCGAACAAGAAAAAACCCTTGAGAGTCAATATAAAGGTTTTGTAGCAGATAAAGTCGAGCACAAAGTCCTCAATGCTGATAAGGTCGCTGAAAGCCAAGACATCCAAGTGGTTAACCTCAAAGACCCCAATAAAAACGCCTTAAAACACAAACGCCCGTTGCCGCCGCGTGACAAAACCGTGATTCGCTTGCCCGACTTTGAGCAAGTCAAATCTGACCCCGTACTTTACGCCCATGCCAACCGTATTTTGCACCTAGAAACCAATCCGCATAATGCCCGCGCCTTGGTGCAGCGACATGGCGACATTGATGTATGGCTCAATCCGCCGCCCATTCCACTTACCATGGAAGAGATGGATTATATCTTTGATTTGCCGTATGCCCGTCTGCCCCACCCTAGCTACGGCAACGCAAGAATTCCTGCCTACGACATGATTAAATTATCAGTCAATATCATGCGCGGCTGTTTTGGCGGCTGTACCTTCTGCTCGATTACCGAACATGAAGGACGCATTATCCAAAACCGCTCAGAAGAGTCTATCTTGGGCGAAATCAAAAAAATCCGCGATACCGAGCCATCATTTACTGGGGTAATTTCTGACCTTGGTGGACCGACTGCCAACATGTACCGTTTGCATTGTAAAGACGATGCCATTGAGAAAAACTGCCGCAAACCTTCCTGCGTGTATCCCGATATCTGCGACAACTTACTCACCGACCACAGTCATCTCACCCAACTGTATCGCAAAGCTCGTGATATCAAAGGGGTGAAAAAAATCCTGATTGCGTCAGGCTTGCGCTATGATTTGGCGGTCAAAGACCCCGAATATGTCAAAGAATTGGTCACCCACCATGTCGGCGGATATCTCAAAATCGCCCCCGAACATTCTGAAACCAACGTACTCTCCAAAATGATGAAACCGGGTATGGGGACGTACGATACTTTCAAGCAGATGTTCGACAAATACAGCCGTGAAGCAGGTAAAGAGCAATATTTGATTCCGTATTTTATCGCCGCGCACCCTGGCACCACCGACACGGACATGATGAACTTGGCGATTTGGCTCAAGCGCAATGGCTTTCGTGCCGACCAAGTACAAGCCTTTTACCCAAGCCCAATGGCAACTGCTACTACCATGTATCATACTGCCAAAGACCCCTTGCATAAAGTCACCCGTGACAGCGAAGGGGTGGAAATCGTCAAATCGGGTAAACAGCGTAAACTCCACAAAGCGTATCTACGTTACCATGACCCCAAAAATTGGGCACTGCTGCGTCAATCGCTTAAAGATTTGGGGCGTGAGGATTTGATTGGGCATGGCAGTCAGTGTTTAATTCCGCCTTATAACCCAAAATTGGAAGGCGAAGACATTTACCAATCGGCAAGAAAGAAAAACAGCTCAGCAGGTGGCGATTCTGTTAAGCGTAATGGTAAAGCGGATAACTCCAATTCAAATAATGGGCAAAGTAAATCGGAAAAAAAACCCACGCCCACGAGCTTTGGTAAAAAACCGAATCCGAAAAAGAGTAATTTCCAAACGCAACATACAGGCTTACCGCCGCGGAAAACTAAATAGTTTATGTTATTCAAGGCTTGTAGAGTATTTCTACAAGCCGCCTCATTTATTTTTAAATAATTTCAATTTTAATGCCATGTCTGAAGATTGATAGCAATTTTATGTCTTTTGCATGATTAAAAAGAGAGTGTTTAGCACCTTTAACTTGGTTTAGACTTTGATGATTTCTAAAAGTACCCAATTTGATTTTGGTGTTTTCTTCGAATACTGTAATCGTTAAATGCAAAATAATTAGCTAGAAATAACCTATAGTCTGAATGGATTAAACCATTCCCATGACTGATGGCTGCGTTATTTCACCTTCTGTCTAAAAATCCAATGTATTGTTCCAAATAAAGACTCGAAGCCTCAAACATTATGTGACAGCCTTTCTTATTGATAAAAAATTCTCAATAAAATTTAAATTTTTATTTTCACATTAAGCTTACATCTTAACAACTAAACGTAGCACTAAAAACATTAAAAAATCAATAAAATACAAGCCATTATAAAAACAAAAAGGTTCTGAGCATGGCAAAAATTTTTATTGGGATAGGGATTTTATTTCTCATCATTGGCTTAATTTATCTGTTTTTTCCCAATGCCTTTAGTTGGTTTGGTCGTATGCCGGGGGACGTTAATTATCGCTCAGAAGGCGGTGGCTTTAGCTTTCACTTTCCCATCGTCACCATGATAATCGTGAGTATCATTCTTACCATTATTCTTAACCTATTTAACCGCTGACACCGCGCTAATCACAGCGATGTCTAGCGGGTTTTATCGCAAAAAACTGCCTTTTTCATTAAAAAATGTCGTAAACTGTGATTACGCCAGTCACGATTGAAAAGGAGTTAGTCATGCAGCGCGACATTTTTAAGCCAACACTACTGAGCCTTGTCATCGCCCAAAGCTTATTGACGGCGTGTAGCCCCTCACCGTCAAATAGCCGTGATACCAGCCCTGCCACACCCGTCATCGCCCAACCAACGCCCGTGGTTGCTGCGCCTGCCATAATGATGGAAGCGGCAGCAATGAGCAAGATGGCACGCTACTCGCCTATCATGCCGATGCCGATGCCGATGCCGAGACAACAGGATAATAGCGAAAAATATCAGCACCTTGCAGTCAATCCCATTCACCAAACCGCCACCGATGCCGTTGCCACCTTTAGTATCGATACCGACACGGGCAGCTACGCCAATGTGCGCCGTTTTCTCAACAACGGACAATTACCGCCCACTGACGCGGTGCGTATTGAAGAGCTTATCAACTATTTTAACTATGACTTTTCACAAGCCAAGCACCTTGCCAACGCCCCTTTTTTAGTAAGTACCGAAACAGTTGCCGCACCTTGGCGTGCTACCAATCGTATCATCAAAGTGGCTATCAAAGCGGATGACCCTACCATCACCAAAAAAAGCGTCTTACCGTCTGCCAACTTGGTATTTTTGGTGGATGTGTCAGGCTCGATGTCAGACAACGATAAATTGCCACTGGTCAAATCTTCGCTAAAAATGCTCACCAAGCAATTGAGGTCGCAAGATACCATCAGTATCGTGACCTATGCAGGTCATACCCAAGTGACGCTTCCTGCCACTAAAGGCAGTGATACCGACAAAATATTAGCCGCAATTGATAGCCTAGATGCCAGTGGCTCGACCAATGGCGAAGCAGCGATAAAGTTGGCTTATCAACAAGCAAAAATCCACTATAAAAAAGACGGCATCAACCGCATTTTGATGATGACCGATGGGGATTTTAATGTCGGCGTATCGGACGTCGATGAAATGCTAGATATTATCCGCCGTGAGCGTGACAGCGGGGTATCACTTTCCACGTTTGGCTTTGGTGAAGGCAATTTAAACGACCACATGATGGAGCAAGTCGCGGATAACGGCAACGGTAACTATAGCTACATCGACAGCCTGTCTGAGGCCAAAAAAGCCTTGTTAGACGAAATGTCAGCAACCTTTAATACCGTAGCAAAAGATGTCAAAGTCCAAGTGGAATTCAATCCCCAGACGGTTAAAGAATGGCGCTTAATTGGTTATGAAAATCGTGTCCTTGCAAAAGAAGATTTTAACAACGATAAAGTAGACGCAGGTGAGCTAGGGGCAGGCAAATCCGTGGTTGCGCTGTTTGAAGTTACCCCTGTGGGTCAGCAAGGTTGGCTAGATGATAGCCGCTATCAATCTCACCCTATCAATCACACAGGCAAAAATACTGAGTTAGGGTTTTTAAAACTGCGCTATAAAGCCCCAAATAGCAACACATCAACGCTTTTGACCCTGCCCATTACCAGTAAAACGCAACCACCGAGCAGCGAGCTGGCGTTTGCGCTAAGTGTGGCAAGTTTTGGTGAAACCCTCAAGCAAAGCAAATACCTCGGTAATTGGCAACTAAACGACAGCAAGCGACTCGCCCAAGCCAATATCGGCAACGACCCACAAGGTATTCGCCGCGAGTTTATCAAGCTTATCGACTTAGCCGATAGCTTACAACCGACCAAAAAATAGCCACTATACAACTGTCAATAAAAAAGCTAGATAAATCATCTAGCTTTTTTCCTACTTTTAATGTTTTGTCCATCAGTGCTGTTTTGTGCCAAAAATTTTATCCCCTGCATCCCCAAGCCCTGGGATAATATACCCCTGTTCATTGAGATGACTATCGAGGGCTGCGGTAAAAATCTTCACATCAGGATGGGCATCATTCACCGCCTTCACCCCTTCAGGCGTTGCAACCAATACCAAGGCTTTAATATCTTTACAACCGTGTTTTTTCATCATATCAATCGTTGCTACCATACTACCACCCGTGGCAAGCATAGGATCTAAAATCAACGCAGGACGCTCATTAATATCTTTGACCAACTTTTCAAAAAAAGGCACAGGCTCAAGGGTATCCTCATCACGTTGCAGTCCAACCATCGAGATTTTAGCCGTGGGAATAAGGTCTAAAACCCCATCAAGCATTCCCAAACCTGCACGCAAGATAGGTACGACAGTGACGGTTTTACCTTTGATTTGAATCCCTTCTATTTGGTTGCCTTCCCAACCCTGAATGCTGATTTTTTCTATGGGAAAATCACGGCTTGCTTCATACGCCATCAAACGTGCAAGTTCTTTAGTCAAGGTACGAAATTTATAAGTGCTACTATCTACCTCGCGCATCAAAGATAATTTATGCTTAACTAAGGGGTGGTCAATAACGGTAATTTGCATGGTAACACTCACTTTAAATTTCACACCAAAAATTTTCGCCTATTTTACCCAAAGTCTGCGATAAAAACATTAATTTTCTATTCTGAGTTTTTCTCTGAGGCTTTCAAGAATGCAAAAAAATACCCCCTTACTAGTGTAAGGGGGGTGGTTTTGGAATAGGGAGCTGACGATGACCTACTCTCACATGGGCGAACCACACTACCATTGGCGCATTGGAGTTTCACTTCTGAGTTCGGGAAGGGATCAGGTGGTACCTCCAAGCTATTATCGTCAGCAAAGGGGGATAGAGGAATGAATCTGTTTTTTTATTTAGTTAAAAGTAATGAATAAGCTAAATCAAGTATTGGTGAACATCATACATTATCATACAAAGCCATTTAGGCGTTGTATAGTCAAGCCAAACGAGCAATTAGTATTGGTTAGCTACACATATCACTATGCTTCCACACCCAACCTATCAACGTCGTAGTCTACAACGGCTCTTTAGGGAAATCTAATCTTAAGGTGGGCTTCCCGCTTAGATGCTTTCAGCGGTTATCCCATCCGAACATAGCTACTCGGCAATGCCACTGGCGTGACAACCGAAACACCAGAGGTTCGTCCACTCTGGTCCTCTCGTACTAGGAGCAGATCCTCTCAAATTTCCAACGCCCACGGTAGATAGGGACCGAACTGTCTCACGACGTTCTAAACCCAGCTCGCGTACCTCTTTAAATGGCGAACAGCCATACCCTTGGGACCTGCTTCAGCCCCAGGATGAGATGAGCCGACATCGAGGTGCCAAACACCGCCGTCGATATGAACTCTTGGGCGGTATCAGCCTGTTATCCCCAGAGTACCTTTTATCCGTTGAGCGATGGCCCTTCCATACAGAACCACCGGATCACTAAGACCTACTTTCGTATCTGCTCGACTTGTGGGTCTCGCAGTTAAGCGCGCTTTTGCCTTTATACTCTTCGAACGATTTCCGACCGTTCTGAGCGCACCTTCGTACTCCTCCGTTACTCTTTAGGAGGAGACCGCCCCAGTCAAACTACCCACCATACATTGTCCTCAGCTCTGTTAAGCTTGAGTTAGAACCCCAACATTACCAGGGTGGTATTTCAAGGATGGCTCCACAGACACTGGCGTGCCTGCTTCAAAGCCTCCCACCTATCCTACACAGGTAAGGTCAAAGTTCAATGTAAAGCTGTAGTAAAGGTTCACGGGGTCTTTCCGTCTAGCCGCGGGTACACAGCATCTTCACTGCGATTTCGATTTCACTGAGTCTCTGCTGGAGACAGCGCCGCCATCATTATGCCATTCGTGCAGGTCGGAACTTACCCGACAAGGAATTTCGCTACCTTAGGACCGTTATAGTTACGGCCGCCGTTTACTGGGGCTTCGATCAAGAGCTTCGCCTTGCGGCTGACCCCATCAATTAACCTTCCAGCACCGGGCAGGCATCACACCCTATACGTCCACTTTCGTGTTTGCAGAGTGCTGTGTTTTTAATAAACAGTTGCAGCGGCCTGGTATCTGCGACTGCCAATAGCTTTGTAGTGCGTGACTACTCACCATCGGCAGCGTACCTTCTCCCGAAGTTACGGTACCATTTTGCCTAGTTCCTTCAGCAGAGTTCTCTCAAGCGCCTTGGTATTCTCTACCTGACCACCTGTGTCGGTTTCGGGTACGATTTGTTTATGACTATCGCTTAGAAGCTTTTCCTGGAAGCAGGGTATTTGCCACTTCGCTGTACAAGTACAGCTTGCTATCAGATCTCATTAATAGTCTAGCGGATTTGCCTACTAAACCTAACTACATCCTTCCACTTGGACAACCATCGCCAAGCTGGCATAACCTTCTCCGTCCCTCCATCGCATCATAAACAAGTATCGGAATATTAACCGATTTCCCATCGACTACGCCTTTCGGCCTCGCCTTAGGGGTCGACTCACCCAGCCCCGATTAACGTTGGACTGGAACCCTTGGTCTTCCGGCGTGCGAGCTTTTCACTCGCATTGTCGTTACTCACGTCAGCATTCGCTCTTGTGATACCTCCAGCATGCTTTACAACACACCTTCACAGGCTTACACAATGCTCCCCTACCACTTAATTGAAACAATTAAATCCGCAGCTTCGGCTCCTAGTTTGAGCCCCGTTACATCTTCCGCGCAGGCCGACTCGACTAGTGAGCTATTACGCTTTCTTTAAAGGGTGGCTGCTTCTAAGCCAACCTCCTAGCTGTCTGTGCCTTCCCACATCGTTTCCCACTTAACTAGGAATTTGGGGCCTTAGCTGGCGGTCTGGGTTGTTTCCCTCTTGACGACGGACGTTAGCACCCGCCGTCTGTCTCCCGGATATCACTCATCGGTATTCGGAGTTTGCATCGGTTTGGTAAGTCGGGATGACCCCCTAGCCGAAACAGTGCTCTACCCCCAATGGTGTTCGTCCGAGGCGCTACCTAAATAGCTTTCGGGGAGAACCAGCTATCACCGAGTTTGATTAGCCTTTCACCCCTATCCACAAGTCATCCCCTGGCTTTTCAACGACAGTGGGTTCGGTCCTCCGGTAACTGTTACGTCACTTTCAACCTGCTCATGGATAGATCACTCGGTTTCGGGTCTATACCCTGCAACTAGACGCCCTATTAAGACTCGGTTTCCCTACGGCTCCCCTATTCGGTTAACCTTGCTACAGAATATAAGTCGCTGACCCATTATACAAAAGGTACGCCGTCACCCCGCTACTTAATTATTCTGCCAGTCGCTTGATTAAGGACTGGTAAACTTTGCCATGATGTTTGAGCGTTTGCTCTCTTCTCATTGCTAATTGTTTTGTTTGATATGCTTCATAGTATAGTAGTTGCCATTGCTGGTAACTGGTCGATTTGTTTCCACCACTGTTATGGGCGGCAAATCGTTGTCTTAGGTCTGATGTGTATCCACAATAATGCGAACCATCTTCACCTTTGAGTATATATACGTAGAACATTATCATTCCAAAATAATTAAGTAGCGGGGCTCCGACTGCTTGTATGCACACGGTTTCAGGTTCTATTTCACTCCCCTCACAGGGGTTCTTTTCGCCTTTCCCTCACGGTACTGGTTCACTATCGGTCAGTCAGGAGTATTTAGCCTTGGAGGATGGTCCCCCCATCTTCAGACAGAATTTCTCGTGTTCCGCCCTACTTAATATGCTTCTTATAACCTTTCGAGTACGGGATTATCACCCTCTACGATTGACCTTTCCAAGTCATTCCTCTAAATTATAATCAGTCGGCTCCTCCCCGTTCGCTCGCCGCTACTAGGGGAATCTCTATTGATGTCTTTTCCTCGGGTTACTGAGATGTTTCACTTCTCCCGGTTTGCCCCCCGCTATAAAATATAGCGGGGTACCTGTCTTATGACAAGTGGGTTTCCCCATTCAGATATCGCCGGATCACAGGATATTGCCGCCTCCCCGACGCTTTTCGCAGGCTGTCACGTCTTTCATCGCCTCTGACTGCCAAGGCATCCACCATGTGCACTTCATTACTTGACTATACAACCCTAAATAGCTTCATCTGTTGCCAAATGAGTGACAGCTATTACTTGCTTTGCATCTCGAAATAATTCGAGATTTCAAGCAAGTGCTTACTGCACTTTTCTATTTGAGTTATATTCGTAATGGTAACGATCTTCACCTATGTTTACGCTTGATTCAGTTCTCTTTACTTTTATACCGCACCTGTCTGCTAAAGG is a window encoding:
- a CDS encoding vWA domain-containing protein, which gives rise to MQRDIFKPTLLSLVIAQSLLTACSPSPSNSRDTSPATPVIAQPTPVVAAPAIMMEAAAMSKMARYSPIMPMPMPMPRQQDNSEKYQHLAVNPIHQTATDAVATFSIDTDTGSYANVRRFLNNGQLPPTDAVRIEELINYFNYDFSQAKHLANAPFLVSTETVAAPWRATNRIIKVAIKADDPTITKKSVLPSANLVFLVDVSGSMSDNDKLPLVKSSLKMLTKQLRSQDTISIVTYAGHTQVTLPATKGSDTDKILAAIDSLDASGSTNGEAAIKLAYQQAKIHYKKDGINRILMMTDGDFNVGVSDVDEMLDIIRRERDSGVSLSTFGFGEGNLNDHMMEQVADNGNGNYSYIDSLSEAKKALLDEMSATFNTVAKDVKVQVEFNPQTVKEWRLIGYENRVLAKEDFNNDKVDAGELGAGKSVVALFEVTPVGQQGWLDDSRYQSHPINHTGKNTELGFLKLRYKAPNSNTSTLLTLPITSKTQPPSSELAFALSVASFGETLKQSKYLGNWQLNDSKRLAQANIGNDPQGIRREFIKLIDLADSLQPTKK
- the upp gene encoding uracil phosphoribosyltransferase; protein product: MQITVIDHPLVKHKLSLMREVDSSTYKFRTLTKELARLMAYEASRDFPIEKISIQGWEGNQIEGIQIKGKTVTVVPILRAGLGMLDGVLDLIPTAKISMVGLQRDEDTLEPVPFFEKLVKDINERPALILDPMLATGGSMVATIDMMKKHGCKDIKALVLVATPEGVKAVNDAHPDVKIFTAALDSHLNEQGYIIPGLGDAGDKIFGTKQH